The Sphingomonas alpina genome has a segment encoding these proteins:
- a CDS encoding ABC transporter ATP-binding protein → MLEMRALSRTYRTDTIETTALDAIDLDVADGEFVAVMGPSGCGKSTLLNLMGMLDTPSSGSYVFNGTEVAGLGEAKLAAFRKANIGFIFQSFNLVDELSVRENIELALLYHDVSAADRKRRTDEVMDRVGVGHRARHRPSQLSGGQQQRVAVARALVAEPKLILADEPTGNLDTNHGEEVMRMLQQLNAEGSTIVMVTHSPAHADYASRIVSMLDGRVLQQQRRAA, encoded by the coding sequence ATGCTCGAGATGCGCGCTCTTTCGCGAACCTACCGCACTGACACGATTGAAACGACCGCGCTGGACGCGATCGACCTGGACGTTGCCGATGGCGAATTCGTCGCGGTGATGGGCCCGTCGGGCTGTGGCAAATCGACCTTGCTCAACCTGATGGGTATGCTCGATACGCCGTCATCCGGCTCCTATGTCTTCAACGGCACCGAAGTCGCCGGGCTCGGCGAAGCCAAGCTCGCTGCCTTTCGCAAGGCCAATATCGGCTTCATCTTCCAGAGCTTCAATCTGGTCGATGAACTGTCGGTACGCGAGAATATCGAACTCGCCCTGCTCTATCACGACGTGTCCGCCGCGGACCGCAAGCGCCGCACCGACGAAGTGATGGACCGGGTCGGCGTCGGCCATCGTGCGCGCCATCGGCCGAGCCAATTGTCGGGCGGCCAGCAGCAGCGCGTCGCGGTCGCGCGCGCTCTGGTCGCGGAACCCAAGCTGATCCTGGCCGACGAACCGACCGGCAACCTCGATACCAATCATGGTGAAGAAGTGATGCGCATGCTGCAGCAATTGAACGCGGAAGGGTCGACCATCGTGATGGTCACCCACAGCCCCGCCCATGCCGATTATGCCAGCCGCATCGTCAGCATGCTCGATGGCCGCGTCCTGCAGCAGCAGCGCCGCGCCGCGTGA